Proteins from a genomic interval of Ictalurus furcatus strain D&B chromosome 2, Billie_1.0, whole genome shotgun sequence:
- the paqr4a gene encoding progestin and adipoQ receptor family member 4a → MLCVYVCVFFFFFCAMAYLNGPRLLDWSNSPPHLQFNRYVLTGYRPISSVQDCIRSLFYLHNELGNIYTHGIPLLCFLVLLPLYMPWSQISVTWLGVVHFLACLSPQLGSVLYHLFMNHEGGEPVYKKLLTLDMCGICMINTLGALPIVYSTLLCYPLLRGAALLTYIGLSSYAIYCAVTARSSVRRFRSFGGQALFRFFFLGLRLLGVGGGSPTAVRHFLTMEALAVSGGVINIARVPERFRPGLFDYWCNSHQIMHVLVVGSILSLHWGVLDDLLWINTYDCPAD, encoded by the exons atgttgtgtgtgtatgtctgtgtgttttttttttttttttgtgcaatggCCTATCTAAATGGACCCAGATTACTGGACTGGTCGAACTCTCCTCCTCACCTCCAGTTCAACAGATACGTCCTGACGGGCTACAGACCCATCTCCTCCGTGCAGGACTGCATCAGGAGCCTATTTTACCTGCACAATGAGCTGGGAAACATCTACACACACG GCATCCCTCTGCTGTGTTTCTTGGTGCTGCTCCCCCTCTACATGCCCTGGTCTCAGATCAGTGTGACGTGGCTGGGCGTGGTCCACTTCCTGGCCTGTCTGTCTCCTCAGCTCGGCTCCGTCCTCTATCACCTGTTCATGAACCACGAGGGCGGAGAACCCGTCTACAAAAAACTGCTCACCTTAGACATGTGCGGCATCTGCATGATTAACACGCTGG GCGCTCTGCCCATCGTCTACAGCACGCTACTGTGCTACCCGTTGCTGCGCGGCGCCGCCCTGCTGACCTACATCGGTCTGTCCAGTTACGCCATTTACTGCGCTGTGACGGCGCGGAGCAGCGTGCGCCGCTTCCGCTCGTTCGGGGGACAGGCGCTCTTTCGCTTCTTCTTCCTGGGGCTGCGGTTGTTGGGCGTGGGCGGCGGAAGCCCCACGGCGGTACGCCACTTCCTCACCATGGAGGCGCTGGCGGTGTCGGGCGGAGTCATCAACATCGCCCGCGTGCCCGAACGCTTCCGCCCCGGTCTCTTTGACTACTGGTGCAATAGCCACCAGATCATGCACGTCCTGGTGGTCGGCTCCATCCTCTCGCTGCACTGGGGTGTCCTGGACGACCTGCTGTGGATCAACACCTACGACTGTCCGGCAGACTGA
- the LOC128604006 gene encoding perforin-1-like, which produces MLLIWVVFAGTLPPPTSQSCFKANESQCDNADFAPGSDLAGEGFDVTTMQRKGAFVLDMSSWLQKDKSCTLCKNPYMEGQTQKIPVSVVDWRPSQKCSMKLSSSVYQSSEALVSASTSSIKNNWKLGLHIITPKVQGSLILAGSNSKLAGYSMGKTKKDKFSFTSHDVKCDYYRYRVSGSPLLHQELINEFGRLPEIYNESTKHLYYKLIDKFGTHYITKVTLGGEVRSVTSIKECEASLQGLSADEVKMCLDVEASVSMGIAANLKAEAHHCKQIKEESLSKKSFSSIFSDRETNVIGGHTQSVDLLFSSNNDPRGYKEWVSSLPAHPDVLSYSLEPLHELLPVKEPIREHLYTAIKDYILQRALLKNCTSPCKIGVKTNPKEPCSCSCHNNPGVALNCCPTQRGFAQITVTVIKATGLCGDYLTETDGFVKILLNGKISFGQTSVIKNDNSPKWDWDFHLGTVALTHFSSVKLEVWDEDSNSNDDFLGECSIPLKSGVETNVCALNHGELYYKVEVKCVHGLAGSSCMEYKPSPMEAQLEKVYVSRNARPIPRGMLLEMGVLLDERIPRFNQSNIRKAKGLEL; this is translated from the exons ATGTTGCTGATTTGGGTCGTGTTTGCCGGAACTCTCCCTCCTCCAACCAGCCAGAGTTGCTTCAAGGCCAACGAGTCTCAATGTGACAATGCGGACTTCGCTCCGGGATCCGACCTAGCAGGAGAAGGCTTTGACGTCACCACCATGCAACGGAAAGGGGCCTTTGTCCTTGACATGAGCTCCTGGCTCCAAAAGGACAAGTCTTGCACTCTGTGTAAAAACCCCTACATGGAAGGTCAAACGCAGAAGATCCCGGTTTCTGTGGTGGACTGGAGACCGAGTCAGAAGTGCAGCATGAAGTTGTCCAGCTCTGTCTACCAGTCCAGCGAGGCCCTGGTCAGCGCCAGCACCTCCTCTATCAAGAACAACTGGAAGTTAGGCTTGCATATAATCACTCCAAAAGTCCAGGGATCACTGATACTGGCAGGCAGTAACTCCAAGTTGGCAGGGTATTCGATGGGGAAAACCAAAAAAGACAAGTTCAGCTTCACCAGCCATGATGTCAAATGTGATTATTACAG ATACAGGGTTTCAGGCAGTCCACTCCTGCACCAAGAGCTAATCAATGAATTTGGACGTCTGCCTGAGATATACAATGAGTCAACAAAGCACCTCTACTACAAGCTGATTGACAAGTTTGGTACTCATTATATCACAAAG GTGACTCTGGGTGGAGAGGTTCGCTCTGTGACCAGCATCAAGGAGTGTGAGGCGTCCCTGCAGGGTCTGAGCGCGGACGAGGTGAAGATGTGTCTGGACGTGGAGGCTTCTGTCAGTATGGGAATAGCTGCAAATCTGAAGGCCGAGGCTCATCACTGCAAGCAGATCAAGGAAGAGAGTCTGAGCAAAAAGAGCTTTTCTAGCATCTTCAGTGACAG GGAAACAAATGTGATTGGTGGCCACACTCAGAGTGTCGACCTCCTTTTCTCATCAAATAATGACCCAAGGGGCTATAAGGAGTGGGTCTCATCTCTGCCTGCTCACCCTGATGTGCTTTCCTACTCACTCGAGCCCCTTCACGAGCTGCTGCCGGTAAAGGAACCAATCCGAGAGCATCTGTACACTGCCATCAAGGACTACATCCTCCAGAGGGCTCTGTTGAAAAACTGCACAAGCCCATGTAAGATCGGTGTGAAGACCAACCCCAAGGAACCGTGCAGCTGCAGCTGCCACAACAACCCAGGTGTGGCCCTCAACTGCTGCCCAACTCAGAGAGGATTTGCTCAGATCACTGTAACTGTGATTAAAGCCACAGGTTTATGTGGAGATTACTTAACTGAGACAGATGGATTCGTCAAGATCCTCCTCAATGGAAAGATTAGTTTTGGCCAGACGTCTGTGATAAAGAATGATAACTCACCTAAGTGGGACTGGGATTTCCATCTTGGAACTGTGGCTCTTACCCATTTCAGCAGTGTGAAGCTGGAGGTGTGGGACGAGGACAGTAATTCAAATGATGACTTTCTTGGGGAATGCAGCATCCCATTGAAATCTGGAGTTGAGACAAATGTCTGTGCACTCAATCACGGAGAACTCTATTATAAAGTGGAGGTGAAGTGTGTTCACGGTTTGGCTGGTTCTTCTTGCATGGAGTACAAGCCCTCTCCCATGGAGGCACAGCTGGAGAAAGTGTACGTCTCCCGGAACGCTCGCCCGATTCCCAGAGGCATGCTGCTGGAGATGGGAGTGCTCCTCGATGAGCGTATTCCCCGCTTCAACCAGAGCAACATTCGCAAAGCTAAAGGTCTTGAGTTGTAG
- the LOC128603937 gene encoding perforin-1-like isoform X1, which translates to MQRCSFNYLQIHNSFTTGTGPTTNPAMLQALLIWAVFATSLPPPTSQSCFKAKETQCRNVDFAPGSHLAGEGFDITTMQRKGAFVLDMSSWLQKDKSCTLCKNRYMGDQKQKLPISVVDWRPSQKCSMKVSGMVYQSSESLVSASTSSIENNWKLGLQITIPKVQGSLILAGSNSKLAEYSMEKTKKDKFSFTSHDVSCGYYSYRVSSRPVLHPELKDEFRSLPAAYDNHSKHLYYKLIDKFGTHYITKVTLGGEVRSVTSIKECEASLQGLSVDEVKMCLDVEASVSMGTAANLQTESHHCKQAKDKTLNKKSFASSFSDRETNIIGGHTQNVDLLFSSNNDPKAYKEWVSSLPTHPDVLSYSLEPLHELLPTKKPNREHLRNAIKDYILQRGLWKNCTSQCKTGVKTDPKEPCTCSCHNNPGVALNCCPTQKGFAQITVTAIKATGLWGDYFKQTDGYVKLLRNGKNFLGQTSVIWNQNWPTWNWDFNLGTEDLTQFSSVKLEVWDRDSGWDDDLLGACTVKLKSGVEENFCALNHGTLYYKVQVKCVPGLSGTSCLEYKPSPMEAELQKVYVSRHARLIPRGMLLQMGVLLDERLPRFNQSNIRKATGFEL; encoded by the exons ATGCAGCGTTGTAGCTTTAACTATCTTCAAATTCACAATTCTTTTACTACAGGAACTGGACCTACAACAAATCCAGCTATGTTGCAGGCACTTCTGATTTGGGCCGTGTTTGCCACAAGTCTCCCTCCTCCAACCAGCCAGAGTTGCTTCAAGGCGAAGGAAACTCAGTGTCGCAATGTGGACTTTGCTCCCGGATCTCACCTGGCAGGAGAAGGTTTTGACATCACCACCATGCAACGGAAAGGGGCCTTTGTCCTTGACATGAGCTCCTGGCTCCAGAAGGACAAGTCCTGCACTCTGTGTAAAAACCGCTACATGGGAGACCAAAAGCAGAAGCTCCCAATTTCTGTAGTGGACTGGAGACCAAGTCAGAAGTGCAGTATGAAAGTTTCCGGCATGGTCTACCAGTCCAGCGAGTCCCTGGTCAGCGCCAGCACCTCCTCTATCGAGAACAACTGGAAGTTAGGCTTGCAAATAACCATTCCAAAAGTCCAGGGATCACTGATACTGGCAGGCAGTAACTCCAAGCTGGCTGAGTATTCAATGGAGAAAACTAAAAAAGACAAGTTCAGCTTCACCAGCCATGATGTCTCATGTGGATACTACAG TTACAGGGTTTCCAGCCGTCCAGTCCTGCACCCAGAGCTAAAGGATGAATTCAGAAGCCTCCCTGCAGCATATGATAATCATTCAAAGCACCTCTATTACAAGCTGATTGACAAGTTTGGTACTCATTACATCACAAAG GTGACTCTGGGTGGAGAGGTTCGCTCTGTGACCAGCATCAAGGAGTGCGAGGCGTCCCTGCAGGGTCTGAGCGTGGATGAGGTGAAGATGTGTCTGGACGTGGAGGCTTCTGTCAGTATGGGAACAGCTGCAAATCTGCAGACTGAATCTCATCACTGCAAGCAGGCCAAGGACAAGACTCTGAATAAAAAGAGTTTTGCTAGCAGCTTCAGTGACAG GGAAACTAACATTATTGGTGGACATACTCAAAATGTGGACCTTCTATTCTCGTCAAATAACGACCCAAAGGCCTATAAGGAGTGGGTCTCATCTCTGCCCACTCACCCAGATGTGCTTTCCTACTCGCTTGAGCCCCTTCACGAGTTGCTGCCGACTAAGAAGCCGAACCGAGAGCATCTGCGTAATGCCATCAAGGACTACATACTCCAGAGAGGCCTGTGGAAAAATTGCACGAGCCAATGCAAAACCGGAGTGAAGACTGATCCTAAGGAGCCATGCACCTGCAGCTGCCACAACAACCCGGGTGTGGCCCTCAACTGCTGCCCCACACAGAAAGGATTCGCTCAGATCACTGTAACTGCAATCAAAGCCACAGGTTTATGGGGAGATTACTTCAAACAGACAGATGGCTATGTCAAGCTCCTCCGAAATGGTAAGAACTTCCTCGGCCAGACCTCCGTGATCTGGAACCAAAACTGGCCAACATGGAACTGGGATTTCAATCTAGGAACTGAGGACCTGACTCAGTTCAGCAGTGTGAAGTTGGAGGTGTGGGACAGGGACAGTGGCTGGGATGACGACCTTCTCGGGGCATGCACTGTTAAATTGAAATCTGGAGTGGAAGAGAACTTCTGTGCCCTCAATCACGGAACGCTGTATTATAAAGTGCAGGTGAAATGCGTTCCCGGTTTGTCTGGTACTTCGTGCTTGGAGTATAAGCCCTCTCCCATGGAAGCAGAGCTGCAGAAAGTGTACGTCTCCCGGCACGCTCGCCTGATTCCcagaggcatgctgctgcagaTGGGAGTGCTCCTCGATGAGCGCCTTCCCCGCTTCAACCAGAGCAACATTCGCAAAGCTACAGGTTTTGAATTGTAG
- the LOC128603937 gene encoding perforin-1-like isoform X2 has product MLQALLIWAVFATSLPPPTSQSCFKAKETQCRNVDFAPGSHLAGEGFDITTMQRKGAFVLDMSSWLQKDKSCTLCKNRYMGDQKQKLPISVVDWRPSQKCSMKVSGMVYQSSESLVSASTSSIENNWKLGLQITIPKVQGSLILAGSNSKLAEYSMEKTKKDKFSFTSHDVSCGYYSYRVSSRPVLHPELKDEFRSLPAAYDNHSKHLYYKLIDKFGTHYITKVTLGGEVRSVTSIKECEASLQGLSVDEVKMCLDVEASVSMGTAANLQTESHHCKQAKDKTLNKKSFASSFSDRETNIIGGHTQNVDLLFSSNNDPKAYKEWVSSLPTHPDVLSYSLEPLHELLPTKKPNREHLRNAIKDYILQRGLWKNCTSQCKTGVKTDPKEPCTCSCHNNPGVALNCCPTQKGFAQITVTAIKATGLWGDYFKQTDGYVKLLRNGKNFLGQTSVIWNQNWPTWNWDFNLGTEDLTQFSSVKLEVWDRDSGWDDDLLGACTVKLKSGVEENFCALNHGTLYYKVQVKCVPGLSGTSCLEYKPSPMEAELQKVYVSRHARLIPRGMLLQMGVLLDERLPRFNQSNIRKATGFEL; this is encoded by the exons ATGTTGCAGGCACTTCTGATTTGGGCCGTGTTTGCCACAAGTCTCCCTCCTCCAACCAGCCAGAGTTGCTTCAAGGCGAAGGAAACTCAGTGTCGCAATGTGGACTTTGCTCCCGGATCTCACCTGGCAGGAGAAGGTTTTGACATCACCACCATGCAACGGAAAGGGGCCTTTGTCCTTGACATGAGCTCCTGGCTCCAGAAGGACAAGTCCTGCACTCTGTGTAAAAACCGCTACATGGGAGACCAAAAGCAGAAGCTCCCAATTTCTGTAGTGGACTGGAGACCAAGTCAGAAGTGCAGTATGAAAGTTTCCGGCATGGTCTACCAGTCCAGCGAGTCCCTGGTCAGCGCCAGCACCTCCTCTATCGAGAACAACTGGAAGTTAGGCTTGCAAATAACCATTCCAAAAGTCCAGGGATCACTGATACTGGCAGGCAGTAACTCCAAGCTGGCTGAGTATTCAATGGAGAAAACTAAAAAAGACAAGTTCAGCTTCACCAGCCATGATGTCTCATGTGGATACTACAG TTACAGGGTTTCCAGCCGTCCAGTCCTGCACCCAGAGCTAAAGGATGAATTCAGAAGCCTCCCTGCAGCATATGATAATCATTCAAAGCACCTCTATTACAAGCTGATTGACAAGTTTGGTACTCATTACATCACAAAG GTGACTCTGGGTGGAGAGGTTCGCTCTGTGACCAGCATCAAGGAGTGCGAGGCGTCCCTGCAGGGTCTGAGCGTGGATGAGGTGAAGATGTGTCTGGACGTGGAGGCTTCTGTCAGTATGGGAACAGCTGCAAATCTGCAGACTGAATCTCATCACTGCAAGCAGGCCAAGGACAAGACTCTGAATAAAAAGAGTTTTGCTAGCAGCTTCAGTGACAG GGAAACTAACATTATTGGTGGACATACTCAAAATGTGGACCTTCTATTCTCGTCAAATAACGACCCAAAGGCCTATAAGGAGTGGGTCTCATCTCTGCCCACTCACCCAGATGTGCTTTCCTACTCGCTTGAGCCCCTTCACGAGTTGCTGCCGACTAAGAAGCCGAACCGAGAGCATCTGCGTAATGCCATCAAGGACTACATACTCCAGAGAGGCCTGTGGAAAAATTGCACGAGCCAATGCAAAACCGGAGTGAAGACTGATCCTAAGGAGCCATGCACCTGCAGCTGCCACAACAACCCGGGTGTGGCCCTCAACTGCTGCCCCACACAGAAAGGATTCGCTCAGATCACTGTAACTGCAATCAAAGCCACAGGTTTATGGGGAGATTACTTCAAACAGACAGATGGCTATGTCAAGCTCCTCCGAAATGGTAAGAACTTCCTCGGCCAGACCTCCGTGATCTGGAACCAAAACTGGCCAACATGGAACTGGGATTTCAATCTAGGAACTGAGGACCTGACTCAGTTCAGCAGTGTGAAGTTGGAGGTGTGGGACAGGGACAGTGGCTGGGATGACGACCTTCTCGGGGCATGCACTGTTAAATTGAAATCTGGAGTGGAAGAGAACTTCTGTGCCCTCAATCACGGAACGCTGTATTATAAAGTGCAGGTGAAATGCGTTCCCGGTTTGTCTGGTACTTCGTGCTTGGAGTATAAGCCCTCTCCCATGGAAGCAGAGCTGCAGAAAGTGTACGTCTCCCGGCACGCTCGCCTGATTCCcagaggcatgctgctgcagaTGGGAGTGCTCCTCGATGAGCGCCTTCCCCGCTTCAACCAGAGCAACATTCGCAAAGCTACAGGTTTTGAATTGTAG